One Kazachstania africana CBS 2517 chromosome 9, complete genome genomic region harbors:
- the KAFR0I00140 gene encoding uncharacterized protein: MNLIIIILYSYLFLGVSNGNFPEYSFTIVDQLNAETLSQEHIHDYDYSYSRNFTYKPYWPCNCQLLKSTGIAIKMREFDNTIGVIKKLFEVLYKLATKRLDGFNFDCYTTNIWSIRNQWQTSITGYTTFDTCANLPNEKDIICAIDNYVLKELNTNEQEYLCIHFDSNDGWFVEVKMRNVNYALFENYRSIHGYKCVPDDKIYYIYEKTAPFAGATMK; the protein is encoded by the coding sequence ATGAACCTCATTATAATCATATTATATAGTTACCTATTTTTAGGAGTTAGCAATGGCAATTTTCCTGAATACAGCTTCACCATTGTAGACCAGCTGAATGCTGAAACACTTTCACAGGAGCATATTCATGATTATGATTATAGTTACTCGAGGAATTTTACATATAAACCGTATTGGCCTTGTAATTGTCAATTGCTGAAATCGACGGGCATAGCTATAAAGATGAGAGAATTCGACAATACAATAGGGgtaatcaaaaaattgtttgaGGTTCTATACAAGTTAGCAACAAAAAGGCTTGATGGCTTCAACTTTGATTGTTATACTACTAATATTTGGTCCATCAGAAACCAATGGCAAACTTCAATAACAGGCTACACCACTTTTGATACATGTGCAAATTTGCCAAACGAAAAAGACATCATTTGCGCAATCGACAATTATGTGCTGAAAGAGTTAAATACCAACGAACAAGAGTATCTCTGTATCCATTTTGATTCCAATGATGGCTGGTTTGTTGAGGTTAAAATGCGAAATGTGAATTACGCACTTTTCGAGAACTATCGCAGTATACACGGCTATAAATGTGTCCCAgatgataaaatatattatatttatgaAAAAACTGCTCCATTTGCAGGAGCAACAATGAAATGA